In Oryza sativa Japonica Group chromosome 11, ASM3414082v1, the following are encoded in one genomic region:
- the LOC136354142 gene encoding uncharacterized protein: MDRDWMSEPRTSASYKDGVAHFLSIAFCDVPDDAKVLCPCVNCRNRITQNYDRVKTHLRCAGILQSYTKWIHHGEKYDAPSLVFAPVSGNPRNIPISGAHKSNVVEVGDGRLDNMEGLLNAAFGREDSFESISSASIVDDGIYFESSYAEPNMVEDENNTFGDGHNGGEQDMFTRMLKDEKQNYIMALLGLLSDALPQEADLPNNCYEAKKIIRGLGLGYQKIHACPKDCVLFRGDKANQESCDVCGSSRWITDKNGYPVESKGKKKPAKVLRYFPLIPRIQRLFSTEQTSGEMRWHEEGRTKDRLLRHPADGEGWNDLNTRYPGFSANARNVRLGLASDGLNPFRNMSSKHSTWPVMLIPYNLPPWICMKQTSLILSMIIPGPHSPGNDIDVYLEPLVDELLQLWEGVETYDASARKKFSLRAALLWTLNDFPALAYLYGWSTGGKYACPSCATLTKSFRLKKGGKFCYMGHRRWLPPDHKYRELGSQFDGTEEKEIAPKTLNGTSVLEMLQGRVFVFGKKALVRNRAYPEGSIAEGYIADECLTYCSRFLDETTRFTRPPRNPDPSDNTKDLYMFESAGESIGKAITVARFDNQFLVQAHRYVLRHCDELEDFRKEFLDEEKRKLPHTTSLTQSVIDRLINRSFADWLEQKVLENGAEIDEKTRALAAKPNKTVVRYSGYIINGFRAGMKNDEFRFSLVNFSRKIHTGEKLDDDPFVFSSQVEQVFYSEDPNTEGWHVVTRFRPRDLFDMGVEQPSDEAE, from the exons ATGGATCGAGATTGGATGAGTGAACCCAGAACATCTGCTTCCTATAAAGATGGTGTAGCACATTTCCTATCCATTGCATTTTGTGATGTTCCAGATGATGCCAAGGTCCTTTGTCCTTGTGTGAATTGTAGAAACAGAATAACACAGAATTATGATAGAGTTAAAACACATTTGAGATGTGCTGGAATTCTTCAAAGCTATACCAAGTGGATTCACCATGGTGAGAAATATGATGCACCGTCATTAGTATTCGCTCCTGTATCTGGCAACCCTAGGAATATTCCTATTTCCGGTGCTCATAAGAGCAATGTTGTAGAAGTTGGGGATGGAAGATTGGATAACATGGAAGGACTACTAAACGCTGCATTTGGCAGGGAAGATAGCTTTGAGTCTATATCGAGTGCTTCTATCGTTGATGATGGTATTTATTTTGAGTCTAGCTATGCAGAACCTAATATGGTTGAGGATGAGAATAATACATTTGGAGATGGCCATAATGGGGGGGAACAAGATATGTTCACAAGGATGTTGAAGGATGAAAAACAAAACTATATCATGG CACTACTTGGTTTGCTATCTGATGCACTTCCTCAAGAGGCAGATTTACCGAATAATTGTTATGAAGCAAAAAAAATCATCCGTGGTTTAGGTCTTGGCTATCAGAAAATCCATGCTTGTCCTAAAGATTGTGTGCTCTTTCGAGGTGACAAAGCTAACCAAGAGTCTTGTGATGTATGTGGTTCCTCCCGCTGGATAACTGATAAAAATGGGTATCCAGTTGAAtcaaaaggaaagaagaaaCCAGCTAAAGTGTTGCGTTATTTCCCATTAATACCAAGAATCCAAAGACTATTTTCAACTGAACAAACTTCAGGAGAGATGAGATGGCACGAGGAGGGCCGTACAAAAGATAGATTGCTACGGCACCCTGCTGATGGTGAGGGTTGGAATGATTTAAATACTCGTTATCCTGGTTTTTCTGCTAATGCCCGTAATGTGCGGCTTGGTCTTGCAAGTGATGGATTAAACCCTTTCAGGAATATGAGTTCAAAGCATAGTACTTGGCCAGTGATGCTTATTCCTTATAATCTCCCGCCTTGGATTTGCATGAAACAAACATCGTTAATTTTGTCCATGATCATTCCTGGACCACATTCACCTGGGAATGATATAGATGTATATTTGGAGCCACTTGTTGATGAGCTCTTGCAACTATGGGAGGGTGTGGAAACTTATGATGCTTCTGCAAGGAAGAAATTTTCTCTCCGAGCTGCATTATTATGGACATTGAATGACTTTCCTGCATTAGCTTACCTATATGGTTGGAGCACTGGAGGGAAATATGCATGTCCATCTTGTGCTACACTTACAAAATCATTTCGTCTTAAAAAAGGTGGCAAATTTTgttacatgggtcatcgtcgatggTTGCCACCGGATCACAAATATCGAGAATTGGGTAGTCAGTTTGATGGCACTGAAGAGAAGGAAATTGCACCAAAAACATTGAATGGAACTTCTGTTTTAGAAATGCTGCAGGGCAGAGTATTTGTATTTGGTAAGAAG GCACTTGTGCGAAACCGAGCTTACCCAGAAGGTTCAATTGCTGAAGGTTATATTGCAGACGAGTGCCTGACATACTGTTCGAGATTTTTAGATGAAACCACACGCTTTACAAGACCACCCAGAAACCCTGATCCTTCAGATAATACAAAGGACTTGTATATGTTTGAGAGTGCTGGTGAATCAATCGGCAAGGCTATCACCGTAGCCCGATTTGATAACCAATTTCTAGTACAAGCACATCGATATGTCTTGCGACACTGTGATGAACTTGAAGATTTTCGCAA AGAATTTCTCgatgaagagaaaagaaaactgcCTCATACAACTAGCTTAACACAGTCCGTCATTGACAGGTTGATCAATAGAAGCTTTGCTGATTGGTTGGAACAAAAG GTTTTAGAAAATGGTGCAGAAATAGATGAAAAGACAAGAGCATTGGCTGCAAAACCGAACAAAACTGTTGTTCGCTACAGTGGATACATTATTAATGGTTTCAG AGCTGGTATGAAAAATGATGAATTTCGGTTCAGCCTTGTGAACTTCTCTCGGAAGATACACACTGGAGAGAAATTGGATGATGATCCATTTGTGTTTTCATCCCAAGTGGAACAAGTTTTTTATTCTGAAGATCCAAATACTGAAGGATGGCATGTGGTAACGAGATTTAGGCCCAGGGATCTTTTTGATATGGGTGTGGAACAGCCATCTGATGAAGCAGAGTAG
- the LOC136354141 gene encoding uncharacterized protein → MVLYHNLQQVCSVKCTNAKDRRGNPSIPYERTNAKQLSLEKLAQRTKTSQRNAESSLVTHEHVTNEGYSFGQDSRNDITNGSVNNFEDSHTNRNAIQNNVQRLQSVSSTRPKESYSSQDLPYQNLTTKQSIIQSSVKRPRTSQSCAESILPHDKTKQVPQRKEAVLKHTSSKSGQREVYLFSLNAINKDKLVAKGNLVTTDATHVVGRNMLGNEYYGVAIHTVTNIGDERLPRPPFENCNTLRDAIGYVIAWPRAYVKKLRSTNSTH, encoded by the exons ATGGTCCTTTATCATAACTTGCAGCAAGTATGTTCTGTTAAATGTACTAATGCCAAAGATCGTCGGGGCAATCCATCTATTCCATATGAACGCACAAATGCCAAG CAACTGAGTTTGGAAAAGTTGGCCCAAAGGACCAAAACAAGTCAGAGGAACGCGGAATCATCACTGGTGACCCATGAGCATGTAACCAATGAG GGTTATAGTTTTGGTCAAGACAGTCGTAATGATATTACAAATGGATCTGTTAATAACTTTGAGGATTCACATACCAATAGGAATGCCATACAAAATAATGTGCAG AGGTTACAGTCTGTTAGTTCAACTAGACCTAAAGAGAGTTATTCTAGTCAAGATTTACCATATCAAAACTTGACTACAAAG CAGTCAATCATTCAAAGCTCTGTCAAGAGGCCTAGAACCAGTCAAAGTTGTGCGGAGTCAATTTTACCACATGATAAAACCAAACAG GTCCCTCAGAGAAAGGAAGCTGTACTCAAGCATACTTCATCtaaatca GGTCAAAGGGAGGTTTACTTGTTTTCACTGAATGCAATAAACAAAGACAAACTAGTGGCAAAGGGAAATTTAGTGACCACAGATGCCACACATGTGGTTGGAAGGAACATGCTTGGAAATGAGTATTATGGAGTGGCTATTCATACTGTTACAAATATTGGTGATGAAAGGCTACCTAGACCACCATTTGAAAATTGCAATACATTAAGAGATGCAATTGGTTATGTCATTGCTTGGCCTCGCGCATAT GTAAAAAAGCTTAGGAGTACAAATTCTACCCACTAA